A genomic stretch from Hemibagrus wyckioides isolate EC202008001 linkage group LG20, SWU_Hwy_1.0, whole genome shotgun sequence includes:
- the ccr12a gene encoding chemokine (C-C motif) receptor 12a produces MEMGDDQYDEYLDGFFNQNFTDDPQHVIKNETVILCEKSNVIQFGAAFIPTFYYMNFLLSLVGNGLVLCIIYKYEKLSTVTNIFLLNLVISDLLFACTLPFWAVYHRSEWIFGPFLCKVVGSLYSIGFSSSILFLTLMTFDRYLAVVHAITAAQSRRRVYAFCMSSIVWFLSVLASLKDMVLFNVRDNKPGGWVCEESGYTYQTIVKWQLMGYYQQFGLFFLLPLMMVFYCYARITIRIVSTRIQEKCRAVKLIFVIIFTFFICWTPYNVVILLRALRLSSGDRSCSDDLDYAEYVTRNIAYLYCCISPVFYTFVGKKFQSHFRKLLAKHIPCLKSTILSSQSSRTTSFRSPNTEYY; encoded by the coding sequence ATGGAAATGGGTGACGACCAGTATGATGAATATCTGGATGGCTTTTTTAATCAGAACTTCACAGATGATCCCCAACATGTCATCAAGAACGAGACGGTGATTTTGTGCGAGAAGAGCAACGTGATTCAGTTTGGTGCAGCTTTCATCCCTACGTTCTACTACATGAACTTTTTGCTTAGCCTTGTGGGAAACGGTCTGGTCTTGTGCATCATCTATAAGTACGAGAAGCTCAGTACGGTCACCAATATCTTCCTGCTGAACCTGGTGATCTCGGACCTCCTGTTCGCCTGCACCTTGCCTTTCTGGGCCGTCTACCACCGCTCCGAGTGGATATTTGGCCCATTCCTCTGCAAGGTGGTAGGTAGCTTGTACTCCATAGGCTTTTCCAGCTCCATTCTCTTCCTCACCCTTATGACCTTTGACCGCTACCTGGCTGTGGTCCATGCCATCACGGCCGCCCAGAGCCGCCGGAGGGTGTACGCTTTCTGCATGTCTTCCATCGTCTGGTTTCTCAGTGTCCTCGCTAGCCTTAAAGACATGGTCCTGTTCAATGTACGGGACAACAAACCGGGCGGCTGGGTGTGTGAAGAGAGTGGCTACACGTACCAGACCATAGTCAAATGGCAGCTGATGGGTTACTACCAGCAGTTCGGGCTGTTTTTCCTGCTACCACTGATGATGGTGTTCTACTGCTACGCCCGAATCACCATTCGCATCGTCTCCACGCGCATACAGGAGAAGTGCAGGGCTGTCAAGCTCATCTTCGTCATCATCTTCACGTTCTTCATCTGCTGGACGCCCTACAATGTGGTCATCCTCCTCAGGGCGCTGCGCTTGTCCTCTGGAGACAGATCATGCTCTGATGACCTGGACTATGCAGAATATGTCACACGGAACATTGCATACTTATACTGCTGCATCAGCCCTGTTTTCTACACCTTTGTGGGGAAGAAATTCCAGAGCCATTTCCGGAAACTTCTAGCCAAGCACATACCGTGTTTGAAGAGCACCATCCTGTCATCTCAAAGCAGCAGGACCACATCGTTCAGGAGCCCTAACACTGAGTACTACTAA